Proteins encoded together in one Lathyrus oleraceus cultivar Zhongwan6 chromosome 5, CAAS_Psat_ZW6_1.0, whole genome shotgun sequence window:
- the LOC127084119 gene encoding serine/threonine-protein kinase MPS1 isoform X4: protein MDGKSNLPIKPDPSSPNFVRNFQAALKRHRPLGQSNIIRPRRTLLVRPNDSLTRRNNDSEASTVVNPSQDANVHTKVPQEMEYVEGNQHEASIDDSKQAKIQKAEPDGGVSCSMLPRRGPVTRDNLHQFRNFLSKPATQSSVVGSSCATTTSVNSTSAPMMNSTTRLHLDNGLSVAADPLGKAERVMESANINTCVEKANKLSVDKAATVVQTFDSSVDSELAFKGSDRSKEQPEYMLKETNNSKYASSDGDKLIKGKEPADDASLQPRALVPKTSTLDVKSECSKLEKREKDASSKSSSVAKKRTYDPDLFFKVNGKLYQRLGKIGSGGSSEVHKVISSDCNIFALKKIKLRGRDYATAYGFCQEIEYLNRLKGKDNIIQLIDYEVTDKALLEEVMKGSLCNKDGRVKDDGYIYMVLEYGEIDLAHMLSQQWKKLGESNEMIDENWLRFYWQQILQAVNTIHEERIVHSDLKPANFLLVKGSLKLIDFGIAKAIMSDTTNIQRESQVGTLSYMSPEAFLCNETDANGNIIKCGRPSDIWSLGCILYQMVYGRTPFSEYKTFWAKFKVITDPKHKITYEPLSNPWLVDLMKRCLAWDRNQRWRIPQLLQHPFLAPHVLPHPSLSEDHSCKFVQLVAEPCAYDPEASQLCHELQCLLVDPLETANQSLNSRDQQITLLSQLSELCIQLRERLMGTDLSN, encoded by the exons ATGGATGGGAAGTCTAACCTTCCGATCAAGCCAGATCCTTCTTCCCCGAACTTCGTCCGCAACTTTCAGGCCGCCTTGAAGCGCCACCGTCCTCTCG GACAATCCAATATCATTAGGCCAAGACGCACTCTTCTTGTTCGACCAAATGATTCACTCACACGCCGAAACAACGATTCTGAAGCTAGCACTGTTGTTAACCCTTCTCAAGATGCAAATGTTCACACCAAAGTTCCTCAAG AAATGGAATATGTTGAAGGCAACCAACATGAAGCTTCAATTGATGATTCAAAGCAAGCTAAAATTCAGAAGGCTGAGCCCGATGGAGGAGTAAGTTGCTCCATGTTGCCGAGGAGAGGTCCAGTTACACGGGATAATTTGCACCAGTTCAGAAACTTTCTTAGTAAGCCAGCAACACAGTCTTCGGTGGTTGGATCTTCGTGTGCCACAACTACCTCAGTCAATTCAACTTCAGCTCCTATGATGAATTCAACGACCCGTTTGCATTTAGACAATGGCCTTAGCGTAGCTGCTGATCCTTTAGGGAAAGCTGAAAGAGTTATGGAATCAGCAAATATAAACACTTGTGTCGAAAAAGCGAATAAATTATCAGTTGATAAGGCTGCAACTGTGGTGCAAACATTTGATTCTTCTGTCGACTCTGAGTTGGCATTTAAAGGGAGTGACCGATCAAAGGAGCAACCAGAATACATGTTAAAAGAAACTAACAATTCAAAATATGCTTCTTCTGACGGTGACAAGTTGATCAAAGGGAAAGAGCCTGCAGATGATGCCAGCTTACAGCCTCGGGCTCTGGTGCCCAAAACATCAACTTTGGACGTGAAGTCTGAATGTTCTAAGTTAGAAAAACGAGAGAAGGACGCAAGTAGTAAAAGTTCCTCAGTCGCTAAGAAAAGGACTTATGACCCAGATTTATTTTTCAAGGTCAATGGCAAGCTTTATCAGCGTCTTGGCAAGATAGGAAGTGGCGGAAGTAGTGAGGTGCACAAGGTGATTTCATCAGACTGTAATATATTTGCACTTAAGAAGATCAAACTCAGGGGTCGTGATTACGCTACTGCATACGGATTTTGTCAAGAGATTGAGTATCTTAATAGGCTGAAAGGAAAGGACAATATTATACAGCTTATAGATTATGAG GTGACTGACAAGGCTTTGCTCGAAGAAGTTATGAAAGGCTCTCTTTGTAATAAGGATGGCCGGGTCAAAGATGATGGATATATATACATGGTTCTTGAATACGGTGAAATTGATTTAGCTCACATGTTGTCACAGCAGTGGAAGAAGCTGGGTGAATCAAACGAGATGATAGATGAAAACTGGCTTCGGTTTTATTGGCAG CAAATTCTTCAAGCTGTCAATACAATTCACGAGGAACGTATTGTGCACTCTGACTTGAAGCCTGCTAACTTCCTCTTGGTCAAGGGTTCCCTAAAACTAATTGATTTTGGTATCGCCAAAGCAATAATGAGCGATACTACTAATATTCAACGGGAATCACAG GTGGGTACTCTGAGTTACATGTCTCCAGAAGCATTTTTGTGTAATGAGACTGATGCGAACGGAAACATCATCAAGTGTGGTCGGCCATCAGATATCTGGTCTTTGGGGTGCATCCTTTATCAAATGGTATATGGGAGAACCCCTTTTTCAGAATACAAGACATTTTGGGCCAAATTTAAAGTTATTACAGATCCCAAGCATAAAATCACCTATGAACCACTTTCAAATCCATGGTTAGTGGATCTTATGAAGAGGTGTCTAGCATGGGATCGCAATCAAAGGTGGAGAATTCCTCAGTTACTCCAACATCCTTTTCTTGCACCTCATGTACTACCTCATCCATCTTTGTCAGAAGACCATAGCTGTAAATTTGTACAACTTGTTGCTGAACCTTGCGCTTATGACCCTGAAGCATCCCAACTTTGTCATGAACTCCAATGTCTACTGGTTGATCCACTTGAGACAGCGAATCAGTCACTAAACTCAAGAGATCAACAAATAACACTGTTGTCCCAACTGTCTGAACTCTGTATTCAACTACGGGAACGTTTGATGGGTACTGATTTGAGTAACTGA
- the LOC127084119 gene encoding serine/threonine-protein kinase MPS1 isoform X2, which produces MDGKSNLPIKPDPSSPNFVRNFQAALKRHRPLGQSNIIRPRRTLLVRPNDSLTRRNNDSEASTVVNPSQDANVHTKVPQGANDEKAIELESLSSYMSSLGFTEMEYVEGNQHEASIDDSKQAKIQKAEPDGGVSCSMLPRRGPVTRDNLHQFRNFLSKPATQSSVVGSSCATTTSVNSTSAPMMNSTTRLHLDNGLSVAADPLGKAERVMESANINTCVEKANKLSVDKAATVVQTFDSSVDSELAFKGSDRSKEQPEYMLKETNNSKYASSDGDKLIKGKEPADDASLQPRALVPKTSTLDVKSECSKLEKREKDASSKSSSVAKKRTYDPDLFFKVNGKLYQRLGKIGSGGSSEVHKVISSDCNIFALKKIKLRGRDYATAYGFCQEIEYLNRLKGKDNIIQLIDYEVTDKALLEEVMKGSLCNKDGRVKDDGYIYMVLEYGEIDLAHMLSQQWKKLGESNEMIDENWLRFYWQQILQAVNTIHEERIVHSDLKPANFLLVKGSLKLIDFGIAKAIMSDTTNIQRESQVGTLSYMSPEAFLCNETDANGNIIKCGRPSDIWSLGCILYQMVYGRTPFSEYKTFWAKFKVITDPKHKITYEPLSNPWLVDLMKRCLAWDRNQRWRIPQLLQHPFLAPHVLPHPSLSEDHSCKFVQLVAEPCAYDPEASQLCHELQCLLVDPLETANQSLNSRDQQITLLSQLSELCIQLRERLMGTDLSN; this is translated from the exons ATGGATGGGAAGTCTAACCTTCCGATCAAGCCAGATCCTTCTTCCCCGAACTTCGTCCGCAACTTTCAGGCCGCCTTGAAGCGCCACCGTCCTCTCG GACAATCCAATATCATTAGGCCAAGACGCACTCTTCTTGTTCGACCAAATGATTCACTCACACGCCGAAACAACGATTCTGAAGCTAGCACTGTTGTTAACCCTTCTCAAGATGCAAATGTTCACACCAAAGTTCCTCAAG GGGCCAATGATGAAAAGGCCATTGAGTTGGAGAGTTTGTCTTCTTATATGAGTTCACTTGGATTCACAGAAATGGAATATGTTGAAGGCAACCAACATGAAGCTTCAATTGATGATTCAAAGCAAGCTAAAATTCAGAAGGCTGAGCCCGATGGAGGAGTAAGTTGCTCCATGTTGCCGAGGAGAGGTCCAGTTACACGGGATAATTTGCACCAGTTCAGAAACTTTCTTAGTAAGCCAGCAACACAGTCTTCGGTGGTTGGATCTTCGTGTGCCACAACTACCTCAGTCAATTCAACTTCAGCTCCTATGATGAATTCAACGACCCGTTTGCATTTAGACAATGGCCTTAGCGTAGCTGCTGATCCTTTAGGGAAAGCTGAAAGAGTTATGGAATCAGCAAATATAAACACTTGTGTCGAAAAAGCGAATAAATTATCAGTTGATAAGGCTGCAACTGTGGTGCAAACATTTGATTCTTCTGTCGACTCTGAGTTGGCATTTAAAGGGAGTGACCGATCAAAGGAGCAACCAGAATACATGTTAAAAGAAACTAACAATTCAAAATATGCTTCTTCTGACGGTGACAAGTTGATCAAAGGGAAAGAGCCTGCAGATGATGCCAGCTTACAGCCTCGGGCTCTGGTGCCCAAAACATCAACTTTGGACGTGAAGTCTGAATGTTCTAAGTTAGAAAAACGAGAGAAGGACGCAAGTAGTAAAAGTTCCTCAGTCGCTAAGAAAAGGACTTATGACCCAGATTTATTTTTCAAGGTCAATGGCAAGCTTTATCAGCGTCTTGGCAAGATAGGAAGTGGCGGAAGTAGTGAGGTGCACAAGGTGATTTCATCAGACTGTAATATATTTGCACTTAAGAAGATCAAACTCAGGGGTCGTGATTACGCTACTGCATACGGATTTTGTCAAGAGATTGAGTATCTTAATAGGCTGAAAGGAAAGGACAATATTATACAGCTTATAGATTATGAG GTGACTGACAAGGCTTTGCTCGAAGAAGTTATGAAAGGCTCTCTTTGTAATAAGGATGGCCGGGTCAAAGATGATGGATATATATACATGGTTCTTGAATACGGTGAAATTGATTTAGCTCACATGTTGTCACAGCAGTGGAAGAAGCTGGGTGAATCAAACGAGATGATAGATGAAAACTGGCTTCGGTTTTATTGGCAG CAAATTCTTCAAGCTGTCAATACAATTCACGAGGAACGTATTGTGCACTCTGACTTGAAGCCTGCTAACTTCCTCTTGGTCAAGGGTTCCCTAAAACTAATTGATTTTGGTATCGCCAAAGCAATAATGAGCGATACTACTAATATTCAACGGGAATCACAG GTGGGTACTCTGAGTTACATGTCTCCAGAAGCATTTTTGTGTAATGAGACTGATGCGAACGGAAACATCATCAAGTGTGGTCGGCCATCAGATATCTGGTCTTTGGGGTGCATCCTTTATCAAATGGTATATGGGAGAACCCCTTTTTCAGAATACAAGACATTTTGGGCCAAATTTAAAGTTATTACAGATCCCAAGCATAAAATCACCTATGAACCACTTTCAAATCCATGGTTAGTGGATCTTATGAAGAGGTGTCTAGCATGGGATCGCAATCAAAGGTGGAGAATTCCTCAGTTACTCCAACATCCTTTTCTTGCACCTCATGTACTACCTCATCCATCTTTGTCAGAAGACCATAGCTGTAAATTTGTACAACTTGTTGCTGAACCTTGCGCTTATGACCCTGAAGCATCCCAACTTTGTCATGAACTCCAATGTCTACTGGTTGATCCACTTGAGACAGCGAATCAGTCACTAAACTCAAGAGATCAACAAATAACACTGTTGTCCCAACTGTCTGAACTCTGTATTCAACTACGGGAACGTTTGATGGGTACTGATTTGAGTAACTGA
- the LOC127084119 gene encoding serine/threonine-protein kinase MPS1 isoform X1 yields the protein MDGKSNLPIKPDPSSPNFVRNFQAALKRHRPLATGQSNIIRPRRTLLVRPNDSLTRRNNDSEASTVVNPSQDANVHTKVPQGANDEKAIELESLSSYMSSLGFTEMEYVEGNQHEASIDDSKQAKIQKAEPDGGVSCSMLPRRGPVTRDNLHQFRNFLSKPATQSSVVGSSCATTTSVNSTSAPMMNSTTRLHLDNGLSVAADPLGKAERVMESANINTCVEKANKLSVDKAATVVQTFDSSVDSELAFKGSDRSKEQPEYMLKETNNSKYASSDGDKLIKGKEPADDASLQPRALVPKTSTLDVKSECSKLEKREKDASSKSSSVAKKRTYDPDLFFKVNGKLYQRLGKIGSGGSSEVHKVISSDCNIFALKKIKLRGRDYATAYGFCQEIEYLNRLKGKDNIIQLIDYEVTDKALLEEVMKGSLCNKDGRVKDDGYIYMVLEYGEIDLAHMLSQQWKKLGESNEMIDENWLRFYWQQILQAVNTIHEERIVHSDLKPANFLLVKGSLKLIDFGIAKAIMSDTTNIQRESQVGTLSYMSPEAFLCNETDANGNIIKCGRPSDIWSLGCILYQMVYGRTPFSEYKTFWAKFKVITDPKHKITYEPLSNPWLVDLMKRCLAWDRNQRWRIPQLLQHPFLAPHVLPHPSLSEDHSCKFVQLVAEPCAYDPEASQLCHELQCLLVDPLETANQSLNSRDQQITLLSQLSELCIQLRERLMGTDLSN from the exons ATGGATGGGAAGTCTAACCTTCCGATCAAGCCAGATCCTTCTTCCCCGAACTTCGTCCGCAACTTTCAGGCCGCCTTGAAGCGCCACCGTCCTCTCG CTACAGGACAATCCAATATCATTAGGCCAAGACGCACTCTTCTTGTTCGACCAAATGATTCACTCACACGCCGAAACAACGATTCTGAAGCTAGCACTGTTGTTAACCCTTCTCAAGATGCAAATGTTCACACCAAAGTTCCTCAAG GGGCCAATGATGAAAAGGCCATTGAGTTGGAGAGTTTGTCTTCTTATATGAGTTCACTTGGATTCACAGAAATGGAATATGTTGAAGGCAACCAACATGAAGCTTCAATTGATGATTCAAAGCAAGCTAAAATTCAGAAGGCTGAGCCCGATGGAGGAGTAAGTTGCTCCATGTTGCCGAGGAGAGGTCCAGTTACACGGGATAATTTGCACCAGTTCAGAAACTTTCTTAGTAAGCCAGCAACACAGTCTTCGGTGGTTGGATCTTCGTGTGCCACAACTACCTCAGTCAATTCAACTTCAGCTCCTATGATGAATTCAACGACCCGTTTGCATTTAGACAATGGCCTTAGCGTAGCTGCTGATCCTTTAGGGAAAGCTGAAAGAGTTATGGAATCAGCAAATATAAACACTTGTGTCGAAAAAGCGAATAAATTATCAGTTGATAAGGCTGCAACTGTGGTGCAAACATTTGATTCTTCTGTCGACTCTGAGTTGGCATTTAAAGGGAGTGACCGATCAAAGGAGCAACCAGAATACATGTTAAAAGAAACTAACAATTCAAAATATGCTTCTTCTGACGGTGACAAGTTGATCAAAGGGAAAGAGCCTGCAGATGATGCCAGCTTACAGCCTCGGGCTCTGGTGCCCAAAACATCAACTTTGGACGTGAAGTCTGAATGTTCTAAGTTAGAAAAACGAGAGAAGGACGCAAGTAGTAAAAGTTCCTCAGTCGCTAAGAAAAGGACTTATGACCCAGATTTATTTTTCAAGGTCAATGGCAAGCTTTATCAGCGTCTTGGCAAGATAGGAAGTGGCGGAAGTAGTGAGGTGCACAAGGTGATTTCATCAGACTGTAATATATTTGCACTTAAGAAGATCAAACTCAGGGGTCGTGATTACGCTACTGCATACGGATTTTGTCAAGAGATTGAGTATCTTAATAGGCTGAAAGGAAAGGACAATATTATACAGCTTATAGATTATGAG GTGACTGACAAGGCTTTGCTCGAAGAAGTTATGAAAGGCTCTCTTTGTAATAAGGATGGCCGGGTCAAAGATGATGGATATATATACATGGTTCTTGAATACGGTGAAATTGATTTAGCTCACATGTTGTCACAGCAGTGGAAGAAGCTGGGTGAATCAAACGAGATGATAGATGAAAACTGGCTTCGGTTTTATTGGCAG CAAATTCTTCAAGCTGTCAATACAATTCACGAGGAACGTATTGTGCACTCTGACTTGAAGCCTGCTAACTTCCTCTTGGTCAAGGGTTCCCTAAAACTAATTGATTTTGGTATCGCCAAAGCAATAATGAGCGATACTACTAATATTCAACGGGAATCACAG GTGGGTACTCTGAGTTACATGTCTCCAGAAGCATTTTTGTGTAATGAGACTGATGCGAACGGAAACATCATCAAGTGTGGTCGGCCATCAGATATCTGGTCTTTGGGGTGCATCCTTTATCAAATGGTATATGGGAGAACCCCTTTTTCAGAATACAAGACATTTTGGGCCAAATTTAAAGTTATTACAGATCCCAAGCATAAAATCACCTATGAACCACTTTCAAATCCATGGTTAGTGGATCTTATGAAGAGGTGTCTAGCATGGGATCGCAATCAAAGGTGGAGAATTCCTCAGTTACTCCAACATCCTTTTCTTGCACCTCATGTACTACCTCATCCATCTTTGTCAGAAGACCATAGCTGTAAATTTGTACAACTTGTTGCTGAACCTTGCGCTTATGACCCTGAAGCATCCCAACTTTGTCATGAACTCCAATGTCTACTGGTTGATCCACTTGAGACAGCGAATCAGTCACTAAACTCAAGAGATCAACAAATAACACTGTTGTCCCAACTGTCTGAACTCTGTATTCAACTACGGGAACGTTTGATGGGTACTGATTTGAGTAACTGA
- the LOC127084119 gene encoding serine/threonine-protein kinase MPS1 isoform X3 — MDGKSNLPIKPDPSSPNFVRNFQAALKRHRPLATGQSNIIRPRRTLLVRPNDSLTRRNNDSEASTVVNPSQDANVHTKVPQEMEYVEGNQHEASIDDSKQAKIQKAEPDGGVSCSMLPRRGPVTRDNLHQFRNFLSKPATQSSVVGSSCATTTSVNSTSAPMMNSTTRLHLDNGLSVAADPLGKAERVMESANINTCVEKANKLSVDKAATVVQTFDSSVDSELAFKGSDRSKEQPEYMLKETNNSKYASSDGDKLIKGKEPADDASLQPRALVPKTSTLDVKSECSKLEKREKDASSKSSSVAKKRTYDPDLFFKVNGKLYQRLGKIGSGGSSEVHKVISSDCNIFALKKIKLRGRDYATAYGFCQEIEYLNRLKGKDNIIQLIDYEVTDKALLEEVMKGSLCNKDGRVKDDGYIYMVLEYGEIDLAHMLSQQWKKLGESNEMIDENWLRFYWQQILQAVNTIHEERIVHSDLKPANFLLVKGSLKLIDFGIAKAIMSDTTNIQRESQVGTLSYMSPEAFLCNETDANGNIIKCGRPSDIWSLGCILYQMVYGRTPFSEYKTFWAKFKVITDPKHKITYEPLSNPWLVDLMKRCLAWDRNQRWRIPQLLQHPFLAPHVLPHPSLSEDHSCKFVQLVAEPCAYDPEASQLCHELQCLLVDPLETANQSLNSRDQQITLLSQLSELCIQLRERLMGTDLSN; from the exons ATGGATGGGAAGTCTAACCTTCCGATCAAGCCAGATCCTTCTTCCCCGAACTTCGTCCGCAACTTTCAGGCCGCCTTGAAGCGCCACCGTCCTCTCG CTACAGGACAATCCAATATCATTAGGCCAAGACGCACTCTTCTTGTTCGACCAAATGATTCACTCACACGCCGAAACAACGATTCTGAAGCTAGCACTGTTGTTAACCCTTCTCAAGATGCAAATGTTCACACCAAAGTTCCTCAAG AAATGGAATATGTTGAAGGCAACCAACATGAAGCTTCAATTGATGATTCAAAGCAAGCTAAAATTCAGAAGGCTGAGCCCGATGGAGGAGTAAGTTGCTCCATGTTGCCGAGGAGAGGTCCAGTTACACGGGATAATTTGCACCAGTTCAGAAACTTTCTTAGTAAGCCAGCAACACAGTCTTCGGTGGTTGGATCTTCGTGTGCCACAACTACCTCAGTCAATTCAACTTCAGCTCCTATGATGAATTCAACGACCCGTTTGCATTTAGACAATGGCCTTAGCGTAGCTGCTGATCCTTTAGGGAAAGCTGAAAGAGTTATGGAATCAGCAAATATAAACACTTGTGTCGAAAAAGCGAATAAATTATCAGTTGATAAGGCTGCAACTGTGGTGCAAACATTTGATTCTTCTGTCGACTCTGAGTTGGCATTTAAAGGGAGTGACCGATCAAAGGAGCAACCAGAATACATGTTAAAAGAAACTAACAATTCAAAATATGCTTCTTCTGACGGTGACAAGTTGATCAAAGGGAAAGAGCCTGCAGATGATGCCAGCTTACAGCCTCGGGCTCTGGTGCCCAAAACATCAACTTTGGACGTGAAGTCTGAATGTTCTAAGTTAGAAAAACGAGAGAAGGACGCAAGTAGTAAAAGTTCCTCAGTCGCTAAGAAAAGGACTTATGACCCAGATTTATTTTTCAAGGTCAATGGCAAGCTTTATCAGCGTCTTGGCAAGATAGGAAGTGGCGGAAGTAGTGAGGTGCACAAGGTGATTTCATCAGACTGTAATATATTTGCACTTAAGAAGATCAAACTCAGGGGTCGTGATTACGCTACTGCATACGGATTTTGTCAAGAGATTGAGTATCTTAATAGGCTGAAAGGAAAGGACAATATTATACAGCTTATAGATTATGAG GTGACTGACAAGGCTTTGCTCGAAGAAGTTATGAAAGGCTCTCTTTGTAATAAGGATGGCCGGGTCAAAGATGATGGATATATATACATGGTTCTTGAATACGGTGAAATTGATTTAGCTCACATGTTGTCACAGCAGTGGAAGAAGCTGGGTGAATCAAACGAGATGATAGATGAAAACTGGCTTCGGTTTTATTGGCAG CAAATTCTTCAAGCTGTCAATACAATTCACGAGGAACGTATTGTGCACTCTGACTTGAAGCCTGCTAACTTCCTCTTGGTCAAGGGTTCCCTAAAACTAATTGATTTTGGTATCGCCAAAGCAATAATGAGCGATACTACTAATATTCAACGGGAATCACAG GTGGGTACTCTGAGTTACATGTCTCCAGAAGCATTTTTGTGTAATGAGACTGATGCGAACGGAAACATCATCAAGTGTGGTCGGCCATCAGATATCTGGTCTTTGGGGTGCATCCTTTATCAAATGGTATATGGGAGAACCCCTTTTTCAGAATACAAGACATTTTGGGCCAAATTTAAAGTTATTACAGATCCCAAGCATAAAATCACCTATGAACCACTTTCAAATCCATGGTTAGTGGATCTTATGAAGAGGTGTCTAGCATGGGATCGCAATCAAAGGTGGAGAATTCCTCAGTTACTCCAACATCCTTTTCTTGCACCTCATGTACTACCTCATCCATCTTTGTCAGAAGACCATAGCTGTAAATTTGTACAACTTGTTGCTGAACCTTGCGCTTATGACCCTGAAGCATCCCAACTTTGTCATGAACTCCAATGTCTACTGGTTGATCCACTTGAGACAGCGAATCAGTCACTAAACTCAAGAGATCAACAAATAACACTGTTGTCCCAACTGTCTGAACTCTGTATTCAACTACGGGAACGTTTGATGGGTACTGATTTGAGTAACTGA